Genomic segment of Bubalus kerabau isolate K-KA32 ecotype Philippines breed swamp buffalo chromosome 6, PCC_UOA_SB_1v2, whole genome shotgun sequence:
ACTGAAAAAGGGAAAACCTCTGGCTCCACTCGCCATCGTCCCAACGCCTCCTCCTCACACTCCACAGATGGACAAAGAATCACAGCCCCAGTTCCTCTTCTGGAGTTTATTCTAAAGCAGTGGGGAtgacggggaggggaggggtcctGGAGAGAAGCCAGAGCTGGGGGCTGCCAGCCAGGTGGGCAGGGCTGCAAGCTCTAGACCGGGCCGTAGAAGCGCCGATAGGCCTCCTGGAAGCCGATGTGGTCAGCTAGCTCGTCACAGTCAGGGTTGAGCTCACACACCTCCCTCTTGGGCTCCAGCGGATCTGGGTAGGGGACTGGGGCTCTGAGAAGCCACCACACCGGGCATCAGCCTCCATGCAAAGTGCCCGCCCCTCCTCCCACGGGACCTGGGGCTCCAGGGTGCCCCCACAGCAGCCGCTCCTCCCAGCCCATCCTGCAGATGCAGGGCCTTGGCCCAGCACCGCCCCTCCTCTCACCCCAGCCCATGATCCAGGTAGCGCCTGAGTCTCTTCACCACCTCGCTGCCCTCCTGCTTGGACACGAAGGCTGTGGAGCACAGGGGCAGGGGTCAGGTGGCTCCCAATTTGGGTGGGTAAGATGAGGAGCAGGCTGGCCTTCCTGAGAGCCAGATGGgagggagcaggaggggagaatgggactGAGAGGACTGGGCTAAGAGCGGGTGCTGGGAGTGGGCAGCACCCTCGGAGATACGGGACATAGCCCCCGTCCAGCCACTTCATACCTGCACCTTTGCCCGACTCTGCATCACCAGGCTTTGCATCTGCAAGGAAAAGGAGCCCAGTTCACCCCCTGCTCATCCCTAgagccctccccaccctcccctgcctctggcagcttgctcttccctcctcttcctccacaagGAGAGAAGGGGGCAAATGGATTAAGACTACAGAAAGCTAGTTAGACTGTCACAGGGACTGCCCGTGGAAGGGGTGAGGAGAGCGTGAGTCCATGGCACTTACTCTCCCAGCTCCCATGGGCTGGATctggggcaggggttggggcACTCACCTGCCCGGCCAGCGAGGCAGAGTGTGGCCAGGGCCAGCAGGGTGAGGAGCATGGGGGCTCTCATGGTGTGTCTGTCAGCGGCTGCGTGGACTTGGCCAGTCTGCTTCTC
This window contains:
- the BGLAP gene encoding osteocalcin, producing MRAPMLLTLLALATLCLAGRADAKPGDAESGKGAAFVSKQEGSEVVKRLRRYLDHGLGAPVPYPDPLEPKREVCELNPDCDELADHIGFQEAYRRFYGPV